A window of the Drosophila simulans strain w501 chromosome 2L, Prin_Dsim_3.1, whole genome shotgun sequence genome harbors these coding sequences:
- the LOC6733038 gene encoding sodium/hydrogen exchanger 3 isoform X24, whose product MSIRTEQDYDSATPALQQQMNLARRACWRIKSSSSESLFKTKASAITTSENQIDAEALPPPRDETKTRIEPQTAPAKRNSSCTSSDWRGMFSKRTLLICALALILGIAQARPNTSAVGVASGKVSQDIVDAVTQLNLGQSAPMDAVDVGLDPTPSVRVPRAEPLKSGDEDAKGDEGHKMERYPLSSVDFARVKTPFIIGIWILSASIAKIGFHMTPKLHLIFPESCLLIVVGVVIGVVLYFCTDVAVSPLTPNTFFFYMLPPIILDAGYFMPNRLFFDNLGTILLMAVVGTIFNIATIGGSLYACGKMGIYGESETPGLMDVFLFASLISAVDPVAVLAVFEEIHVNEILYIVVFGESLLNDAVTVVMYHMMESYNEIGLDKIIAQDIASGVGSFFVVALGGTAIGIIWGFLTGLVTRFTDHVRVIEPIFIFVMAYLAYLNAEIFHMSGILAITFCGITMKNYVESNISQKSHTTVKYALKMLSSSAETIIFMFLGVATVNNMHVWNTWFVVLTIAFCSVFRVIGVILLSALANRFRLHKLSRVDQFVMSYGGLRGAVAFALVLLVDENVVKQKNMFVTTTIAVIYFTVFLQGITIKPLVKILNVKRANKRKPTMNERIHERFMDHLMAGIEDIVGKTGNYNVRDKFKRFDNRFIRPLLIRDLKGAEPKIIETYSKLTMRDAMEVMRRNPSTIGQMTGTESMSALFRNYTNNYIGGSPSLTNLDNTCSRNLDMAELDYNPSKKDLTDARIHHLLAEELKPYRRHRRLSYSRHAVDDRDLSTQVNYKMQMNFRRMFNDRKHHKRSKRGASNKAKENVKQNHVSFHDFQQNGTTKQLTNDYINNVLNETAEECQQNPNEINVVGPSDDWDDGLTFTAKSSLAEHPIPEEDRNLSRESDGERRVATPTATESQLPWKRQGDECTDAVQQNEFPAWASNKEYLAYNSPSATFLGGINKPKQPKSVIGLFRRESSSSKAGSVGIGSTGAMDSAASGSDTMVVPMSSQPSNAPSTSMHNPRLDKRSQSISSSSLGAGAHQLGPDGHSGPFPVTASHRRNVRRGSMLELSGDTIPEESSYQHGHSKSLCEPADSDEWDGAPLSAAGGANSELLMRMSGREPLLPRPSNTPRAQIRRMNAGAVGGAGVTQAGRKNQVTKALLDYEDSETDSDENDDDEDEDFDSYDDENIVVTTFTTPATGRRPGSSPGSGSEANTATTTTTSIRLTRNNDESII is encoded by the exons ATGAGCATCCGCACGGAGCAGGATTACGACAGTGCCACTCCGGCGCTGCAACAACAGATGAATTTGGCCCGAAGAGCTTGCTGGAGGATCAAATCCTCCAGCTCGGAATCCCTCTTCAAGACCAAAGCTTCTGCAATAACCACTAGTGAAAATCAAATCGATGCAGAAGCACTTCCACCACCGAGAGATGAAACCAAAACGAGAATAGAGCCGCAGACAGCGCCCGCAAAACGCAACTCATCCTGCACATCCTCCGACTGGCGGGGGATGTTCAGCAAAAGGACGCTGCTCATCTGCGCCCTGGCCCTGATCCTTGGAATTGCCCAGGCGCGGCCCAACACGAGTGCTGTGGGAGTGGCTTCGGGAAAGGTCAGTCAGGACATTGTGGATGCGGTTACCCAGCTAAAT CTGGGCCAGTCGGCGCCCATGGATGCGGTGGATGTGGGGCTGGATCCAACGCCATCGGTGAGAGTGCCACGTGCCGAGCCATTGAAATCGGGCGACGAGGATGCGAAGGGCGACGAGGGCCACAAAATGGAGCGGTATCCCCTCTCCAGTGTGGACTTCGCCCGGGTAAAGACGCCGTTCATCATTGGAATCTGGATCCTGTCGGCCAGTATAGCTAAAATCG GTTTCCATATGACGCCCAAACTGCACCTAATATTTCCGGAATCGTGCCTGCTGATTGTCGTGGGCGTGGTCATAGGCGTGGTGCTCTATTTCTGCACCGATGTCGCCGTCTCCCCGCTCACTCCAAATACCTTCTTCTTCTACATGCTGCCACCGATTATCCTGGACGCAGGCTACTTTATGCCCAACAGATTGTTCTTCGACAACCTGGGCACCATCCTGCTGATGGCGGTGGTCGGAACCATCTTCAACATAGCTACCATCG GTGGCTCCTTGTACGCCTGCGGAAAGATGGGAATTTACGGGGAAAGCGAGACTCCGGGTCTAATGGACGTGTTTCTCTTTGCCTCACTGATATCCGCCGTGGATCCGGTGGCCGTATTGGCCGTATTCGAGGAGATACACGTGAACGAGATCCTATACATTGTCGTCTTTGGCGAGTCCTTGCTGAACGATGCCGTCACG GTTGTGATGTACCACATGATGGAGTCCTACAATGAGATTGGCTTAGACAAAATCATCGCCCAGGACATCGCCAGCGGTGTGGGTTCCTTCTTCGTGGTTGCACTGGGTGGCACTGCCATAG GCATCATCTGGGGCTTTCTCACGGGCTTGGTGACCCGATTCACCGATCACGTGCGTGTCATAGAAcccattttcatatttgtgaTGGCGTACTTGGCCTATCTCAATGCGGAAATATTCCATATGAGCGGCATTTTAGC CATCACTTTCTGTGGTATCACAATGAAAAACTATGTGGAATCGAATATTTCACAAAAGTCGCATACGACTGTCAAATATGCCTTAAAGATGTTGTCCAGCTCGGCGGAGACCATTATATTTATGTTCCTAGGCGTGGCCACTGTGAACAACATGCACGTATGGAATACGTGGTTTGTGGTGCTGACCATTGCCTTCTGTTCAGTGTTTCGTGTCATTG GCGTCATTTTGCTATCGGCCCTTGCCAATCGCTTCCGTCTGCACAAATTGTCCCGGGTGGATCAGTTTGTGATGTCCTACGGAGGATTGCGTGGTGCTGTGGCCTTTGCCCTGGTGCTGTTGGTGGACGAGAATGTGGTGAAGCAGAAGAACATGTTTGTTACCACCACGATAGCTGTGATTTACTTTACTGTCTTCCTGCAAGGAATCACTATAAAGCCGCTGGTGAAAATCCTTAATGTGAAGCGCGCTAATAAGCGCAAGCCAACCATGAACGAGCGCATTCATGAACGG TTCATGGATCACTTGATGGCTGGAATTGAGGATATAGTGGGCAAGACGGGCAACTACAACGTGCGTGATAAGTTTAAGCGTTTCGACAATCGCTTCATTCGCCCGCTGCTGATCAGAGATCTTAAG GGAGCTGAGCCGAAGATCATCGAGACGTACTCCAAACTGACAATGCGCGATGCTATGGAAGTTATGAGGCGAAATCCATCCACTATTGGCCAGATGACGGGAACCGAGTCGATGAGCGCCCTTTTCCGGAATTATACCAATAACTACATTGGCGGCAG TCCCAGTCTGACAAATCTAGACAATACCTGTTCCCGTAATCTGGACATGGCTGAGCTGGATTATAATCCATCCAAGAAGGATCTGACCGATGCCAGGATCCATCATCTTTTGGCCGAAGAACTGAAGCCTTATAGAAGG CACCGTCGTCTTAGTTATAGCCGACACGCAGTAGATGACAGAGATTTGTCCACCCAG GTCAATTACAAGATGCAAATGAACTTCAGGCGGATGTTTAATGATCGAAAACATCACAAACGCAGCAAACGTGGTGCCAGCAACAAG GCCAAGGAGAACGTTAAGCAGAATCATGTCTCGTTCCATGACTTTCAACAGAACGGCACCACTAAGCAGCTCACCAATG ACTATATTAACAATGTGCTTAATGAAACAGCCGAGGAGTGCCAACAGAATCCCAACGAGATCAATGTTGTTGGCCCGAGCGACGATTGGGATGATGGCCTGACCTTCACCGCCAAATCATCAC TGGCCGAACATCCCATTCCCGAGGAGGATCGAAATCTGTCCCGCGAATCCGACGGAGAAAGGCgtgtggccacgcccaccgccacGGAATCCCAGTTGCCGTGGAAAAGACAGGGCGACGAATGCAcggatgcagtgcagcagaACGAGTTTCCCGCTTGGGCCTCCAACAAGGAGTACTTGGCCTACAATTCCCCCAGTGCAACATTCCTAG GTGGTATAAACAAGCCTAAACAGCCCAAGTCCGTCATAGGTCTCTTCCGCCGTGAGAGTTCCAGCTCGAAGGCCGGGAGCGTTGGCATCGGCAGCACAGGAGCCATGGACTCGGCAGCCAGTGGCTCCGACACGATGGTGGTGCCCATGTCCAGCCAACCTTCCAACGCTCCATCGACGTCCATGCACAATCCGCGGCTGGACAAGCGCTCTCAGTcaatctcctccagctcgcTGGGCGCCGGAGCCCATCAGCTAGGTCCGGACGGTCACTCCGGCCCATTTCCGGTTACGGCCAGTCACCGACGTAACGTTCGCAGGGGCTCCATGCTGGAGCTAAGCGG AGACACAATACCAGAGGAGTCGTCGTACCAGCATGGACACTCCAAGTCCTTGTGCGAGCCGGCGGACTCCGATGAATGGGACGGAGCACCGTTGTCCGCAGCCGGCGGAGCGAACAGCGAGCTTTTGATGCGAATGAGCGGTAGGGAACCgctcctgccacgcccatccaACACGCCTCGTGCCCAGATCCGGCGCATGAACGccggggcggtgggcggtgcaGGCGTGACCCAGGCGGGCCGGAAGAACCAGGTGACCAAGGCACTGTTGGACTACGAGGACTCCGAAACCGACTCCGATGAgaacgatgatgatgaggacgaggacttCGATTCCTACGATGACGAAAACATTGTGGTCACCACTTTTACAACACCGGCCACGGGCAGAAGACCGGGATCTAGTCCAGGATCCGGGTCAGAAGCAAACACCGCCACTACCACCACGACAAGCATTCGGCTGACCCGCAACAACGACGAAAGCATCATTTGA
- the LOC6733038 gene encoding sodium/hydrogen exchanger 3 isoform X12 yields the protein MSIRTEQDYDSATPALQQQMNLARRACWRIKSSSSESLFKTKASAITTSENQIDAEALPPPRDETKTRIEPQTAPAKRNSSCTSSDWRGMFSKRTLLICALALILGIAQARPNTSAVGVASGKVSQDIVDAVTQLNLGQSAPMDAVDVGLDPTPSVRVPRAEPLKSGDEDAKGDEGHKMERYPLSSVDFARVKTPFIIGIWILSASIAKIGFHMTPKLHLIFPESCLLIVVGVVIGVVLYFCTDVAVSPLTPNTFFFYMLPPIILDAGYFMPNRLFFDNLGTILLMAVVGTIFNIATIGGSLYACGKMGIYGESETPGLMDVFLFASLISAVDPVAVLAVFEEIHVNEILYIVVFGESLLNDAVTVVMYHMMESYNEIGLDKIIAQDIASGVGSFFVVALGGTAIGIIWGFLTGLVTRFTDHVRVIEPIFIFVMAYLAYLNAEIFHMSGILAITFCGITMKNYVESNISQKSHTTVKYALKMLSSSAETIIFMFLGVATVNNMHVWNTWFVVLTIAFCSVFRVIGVILLSALANRFRLHKLSRVDQFVMSYGGLRGAVAFALVLLVDENVVKQKNMFVTTTIAVIYFTVFLQGITIKPLVKILNVKRANKRKPTMNERIHERFMDHLMAGIEDIVGKTGNYNVRDKFKRFDNRFIRPLLIRDLKGAEPKIIETYSKLTMRDAMEVMRRNPSTIGQMTGTESMSALFRNYTNNYIGGRWAPPTIYTTCPSLTNLDNTCSRNLDMAELDYNPSKKDLTDARIHHLLAEELKPYRRASIQMHRRLSYSRHAVDDRDLSTQVNYKMQMNFRRMFNDRKHHKRSKRGASNKAKENVKQNHVSFHDFQQNGTTKQLTNDYINNVLNETAEECQQNPNEINVVGPSDDWDDGLTFTAKSSPDSDRANNNSLIAHIQNLPGFDASKARIVVQHYAPKADDNPDTDIESPEQAIGPTAAELILPWRRDRSYQSIVAEHPIPEEDRNLSRESDGERRVATPTATESQLPWKRQGDECTDAVQQNEFPAWASNKEYLAYNSPSATFLGGINKPKQPKSVIGLFRRESSSSKAGSVGIGSTGAMDSAASGSDTMVVPMSSQPSNAPSTSMHNPRLDKRSQSISSSSLGAGAHQLGPDGHSGPFPVTASHRRNVRRGSMLELSGDTIPEESSYQHGHSKSLCEPADSDEWDGAPLSAAGGANSELLMRMSGREPLLPRPSNTPRAQIRRMNAGAVGGAGVTQAGRKNQVTKALLDYEDSETDSDENDDDEDEDFDSYDDENIVVTTFTTPATGRRPGSSPGSGSEANTATTTTTSIRLTRNNDESII from the exons ATGAGCATCCGCACGGAGCAGGATTACGACAGTGCCACTCCGGCGCTGCAACAACAGATGAATTTGGCCCGAAGAGCTTGCTGGAGGATCAAATCCTCCAGCTCGGAATCCCTCTTCAAGACCAAAGCTTCTGCAATAACCACTAGTGAAAATCAAATCGATGCAGAAGCACTTCCACCACCGAGAGATGAAACCAAAACGAGAATAGAGCCGCAGACAGCGCCCGCAAAACGCAACTCATCCTGCACATCCTCCGACTGGCGGGGGATGTTCAGCAAAAGGACGCTGCTCATCTGCGCCCTGGCCCTGATCCTTGGAATTGCCCAGGCGCGGCCCAACACGAGTGCTGTGGGAGTGGCTTCGGGAAAGGTCAGTCAGGACATTGTGGATGCGGTTACCCAGCTAAAT CTGGGCCAGTCGGCGCCCATGGATGCGGTGGATGTGGGGCTGGATCCAACGCCATCGGTGAGAGTGCCACGTGCCGAGCCATTGAAATCGGGCGACGAGGATGCGAAGGGCGACGAGGGCCACAAAATGGAGCGGTATCCCCTCTCCAGTGTGGACTTCGCCCGGGTAAAGACGCCGTTCATCATTGGAATCTGGATCCTGTCGGCCAGTATAGCTAAAATCG GTTTCCATATGACGCCCAAACTGCACCTAATATTTCCGGAATCGTGCCTGCTGATTGTCGTGGGCGTGGTCATAGGCGTGGTGCTCTATTTCTGCACCGATGTCGCCGTCTCCCCGCTCACTCCAAATACCTTCTTCTTCTACATGCTGCCACCGATTATCCTGGACGCAGGCTACTTTATGCCCAACAGATTGTTCTTCGACAACCTGGGCACCATCCTGCTGATGGCGGTGGTCGGAACCATCTTCAACATAGCTACCATCG GTGGCTCCTTGTACGCCTGCGGAAAGATGGGAATTTACGGGGAAAGCGAGACTCCGGGTCTAATGGACGTGTTTCTCTTTGCCTCACTGATATCCGCCGTGGATCCGGTGGCCGTATTGGCCGTATTCGAGGAGATACACGTGAACGAGATCCTATACATTGTCGTCTTTGGCGAGTCCTTGCTGAACGATGCCGTCACG GTTGTGATGTACCACATGATGGAGTCCTACAATGAGATTGGCTTAGACAAAATCATCGCCCAGGACATCGCCAGCGGTGTGGGTTCCTTCTTCGTGGTTGCACTGGGTGGCACTGCCATAG GCATCATCTGGGGCTTTCTCACGGGCTTGGTGACCCGATTCACCGATCACGTGCGTGTCATAGAAcccattttcatatttgtgaTGGCGTACTTGGCCTATCTCAATGCGGAAATATTCCATATGAGCGGCATTTTAGC CATCACTTTCTGTGGTATCACAATGAAAAACTATGTGGAATCGAATATTTCACAAAAGTCGCATACGACTGTCAAATATGCCTTAAAGATGTTGTCCAGCTCGGCGGAGACCATTATATTTATGTTCCTAGGCGTGGCCACTGTGAACAACATGCACGTATGGAATACGTGGTTTGTGGTGCTGACCATTGCCTTCTGTTCAGTGTTTCGTGTCATTG GCGTCATTTTGCTATCGGCCCTTGCCAATCGCTTCCGTCTGCACAAATTGTCCCGGGTGGATCAGTTTGTGATGTCCTACGGAGGATTGCGTGGTGCTGTGGCCTTTGCCCTGGTGCTGTTGGTGGACGAGAATGTGGTGAAGCAGAAGAACATGTTTGTTACCACCACGATAGCTGTGATTTACTTTACTGTCTTCCTGCAAGGAATCACTATAAAGCCGCTGGTGAAAATCCTTAATGTGAAGCGCGCTAATAAGCGCAAGCCAACCATGAACGAGCGCATTCATGAACGG TTCATGGATCACTTGATGGCTGGAATTGAGGATATAGTGGGCAAGACGGGCAACTACAACGTGCGTGATAAGTTTAAGCGTTTCGACAATCGCTTCATTCGCCCGCTGCTGATCAGAGATCTTAAG GGAGCTGAGCCGAAGATCATCGAGACGTACTCCAAACTGACAATGCGCGATGCTATGGAAGTTATGAGGCGAAATCCATCCACTATTGGCCAGATGACGGGAACCGAGTCGATGAGCGCCCTTTTCCGGAATTATACCAATAACTACATTGGCGGCAGGTGGGCACCGCCAACCATATACACCACCTG TCCCAGTCTGACAAATCTAGACAATACCTGTTCCCGTAATCTGGACATGGCTGAGCTGGATTATAATCCATCCAAGAAGGATCTGACCGATGCCAGGATCCATCATCTTTTGGCCGAAGAACTGAAGCCTTATAGAAGG GCCTCAATACAAATG CACCGTCGTCTTAGTTATAGCCGACACGCAGTAGATGACAGAGATTTGTCCACCCAG GTCAATTACAAGATGCAAATGAACTTCAGGCGGATGTTTAATGATCGAAAACATCACAAACGCAGCAAACGTGGTGCCAGCAACAAG GCCAAGGAGAACGTTAAGCAGAATCATGTCTCGTTCCATGACTTTCAACAGAACGGCACCACTAAGCAGCTCACCAATG ACTATATTAACAATGTGCTTAATGAAACAGCCGAGGAGTGCCAACAGAATCCCAACGAGATCAATGTTGTTGGCCCGAGCGACGATTGGGATGATGGCCTGACCTTCACCGCCAAATCATCAC CTGACTCGGATCGTGCCAATAACAATTCCCTGATAGCCCACATCCAAAACCTGCCGGGTTTCGATGCCTCCAAGGCCCGTATCGTCGTCCAGCACTATGCGCCCAAGGCCGACGACAATCCGGACACAGATATAGAGTCCCCGGAACAGGCCATTGGGCCCACGGCCGCCGAATTGATATTGCCGTGGCGGCGGGATCGTTCATACCAGAGCATTG TGGCCGAACATCCCATTCCCGAGGAGGATCGAAATCTGTCCCGCGAATCCGACGGAGAAAGGCgtgtggccacgcccaccgccacGGAATCCCAGTTGCCGTGGAAAAGACAGGGCGACGAATGCAcggatgcagtgcagcagaACGAGTTTCCCGCTTGGGCCTCCAACAAGGAGTACTTGGCCTACAATTCCCCCAGTGCAACATTCCTAG GTGGTATAAACAAGCCTAAACAGCCCAAGTCCGTCATAGGTCTCTTCCGCCGTGAGAGTTCCAGCTCGAAGGCCGGGAGCGTTGGCATCGGCAGCACAGGAGCCATGGACTCGGCAGCCAGTGGCTCCGACACGATGGTGGTGCCCATGTCCAGCCAACCTTCCAACGCTCCATCGACGTCCATGCACAATCCGCGGCTGGACAAGCGCTCTCAGTcaatctcctccagctcgcTGGGCGCCGGAGCCCATCAGCTAGGTCCGGACGGTCACTCCGGCCCATTTCCGGTTACGGCCAGTCACCGACGTAACGTTCGCAGGGGCTCCATGCTGGAGCTAAGCGG AGACACAATACCAGAGGAGTCGTCGTACCAGCATGGACACTCCAAGTCCTTGTGCGAGCCGGCGGACTCCGATGAATGGGACGGAGCACCGTTGTCCGCAGCCGGCGGAGCGAACAGCGAGCTTTTGATGCGAATGAGCGGTAGGGAACCgctcctgccacgcccatccaACACGCCTCGTGCCCAGATCCGGCGCATGAACGccggggcggtgggcggtgcaGGCGTGACCCAGGCGGGCCGGAAGAACCAGGTGACCAAGGCACTGTTGGACTACGAGGACTCCGAAACCGACTCCGATGAgaacgatgatgatgaggacgaggacttCGATTCCTACGATGACGAAAACATTGTGGTCACCACTTTTACAACACCGGCCACGGGCAGAAGACCGGGATCTAGTCCAGGATCCGGGTCAGAAGCAAACACCGCCACTACCACCACGACAAGCATTCGGCTGACCCGCAACAACGACGAAAGCATCATTTGA
- the LOC6733038 gene encoding sodium/hydrogen exchanger 3 isoform X28 — MSIRTEQDYDSATPALQQQMNLARRACWRIKSSSSESLFKTKASAITTSENQIDAEALPPPRDETKTRIEPQTAPAKRNSSCTSSDWRGMFSKRTLLICALALILGIAQARPNTSAVGVASGKVSQDIVDAVTQLNLGQSAPMDAVDVGLDPTPSVRVPRAEPLKSGDEDAKGDEGHKMERYPLSSVDFARVKTPFIIGIWILSASIAKIGFHMTPKLHLIFPESCLLIVVGVVIGVVLYFCTDVAVSPLTPNTFFFYMLPPIILDAGYFMPNRLFFDNLGTILLMAVVGTIFNIATIGGSLYACGKMGIYGESETPGLMDVFLFASLISAVDPVAVLAVFEEIHVNEILYIVVFGESLLNDAVTVVMYHMMESYNEIGLDKIIAQDIASGVGSFFVVALGGTAIGIIWGFLTGLVTRFTDHVRVIEPIFIFVMAYLAYLNAEIFHMSGILAITFCGITMKNYVESNISQKSHTTVKYALKMLSSSAETIIFMFLGVATVNNMHVWNTWFVVLTIAFCSVFRVIGVILLSALANRFRLHKLSRVDQFVMSYGGLRGAVAFALVLLVDENVVKQKNMFVTTTIAVIYFTVFLQGITIKPLVKILNVKRANKRKPTMNERIHERFMDHLMAGIEDIVGKTGNYNVRDKFKRFDNRFIRPLLIRDLKGAEPKIIETYSKLTMRDAMEVMRRNPSTIGQMTGTESMSALFRNYTNNYIGGRWAPPTIYTTCPSLTNLDNTCSRNLDMAELDYNPSKKDLTDARIHHLLAEELKPYRRHRRLSYSRHAVDDRDLSTQVNYKMQMNFRRMFNDRKHHKRSKRGASNKEAKENVKQNHVSFHDFQQNGTTKQLTNDYINNVLNETAEECQQNPNEINVVGPSDDWDDGLTFTAKSSLAEHPIPEEDRNLSRESDGERRVATPTATESQLPWKRQGDECTDAVQQNEFPAWASNKEYLAYNSPSATFLGGINKPKQPKSVIGLFRRESSSSKAGSVGIGSTGAMDSAASGSDTMVVPMSSQPSNAPSTSMHNPRLDKRSQSISSSSLGAGAHQLGPDGHSGPFPVTASHRRNVRRGSMLELSGLIATGRRPSRILQFSPGATNLLGSAMIPSPSPPPPTTSTTTTTTVKPTSTSTTKNNNTNNSTDTTSASATNSTPTSPKSEDSATYTYHTK, encoded by the exons ATGAGCATCCGCACGGAGCAGGATTACGACAGTGCCACTCCGGCGCTGCAACAACAGATGAATTTGGCCCGAAGAGCTTGCTGGAGGATCAAATCCTCCAGCTCGGAATCCCTCTTCAAGACCAAAGCTTCTGCAATAACCACTAGTGAAAATCAAATCGATGCAGAAGCACTTCCACCACCGAGAGATGAAACCAAAACGAGAATAGAGCCGCAGACAGCGCCCGCAAAACGCAACTCATCCTGCACATCCTCCGACTGGCGGGGGATGTTCAGCAAAAGGACGCTGCTCATCTGCGCCCTGGCCCTGATCCTTGGAATTGCCCAGGCGCGGCCCAACACGAGTGCTGTGGGAGTGGCTTCGGGAAAGGTCAGTCAGGACATTGTGGATGCGGTTACCCAGCTAAAT CTGGGCCAGTCGGCGCCCATGGATGCGGTGGATGTGGGGCTGGATCCAACGCCATCGGTGAGAGTGCCACGTGCCGAGCCATTGAAATCGGGCGACGAGGATGCGAAGGGCGACGAGGGCCACAAAATGGAGCGGTATCCCCTCTCCAGTGTGGACTTCGCCCGGGTAAAGACGCCGTTCATCATTGGAATCTGGATCCTGTCGGCCAGTATAGCTAAAATCG GTTTCCATATGACGCCCAAACTGCACCTAATATTTCCGGAATCGTGCCTGCTGATTGTCGTGGGCGTGGTCATAGGCGTGGTGCTCTATTTCTGCACCGATGTCGCCGTCTCCCCGCTCACTCCAAATACCTTCTTCTTCTACATGCTGCCACCGATTATCCTGGACGCAGGCTACTTTATGCCCAACAGATTGTTCTTCGACAACCTGGGCACCATCCTGCTGATGGCGGTGGTCGGAACCATCTTCAACATAGCTACCATCG GTGGCTCCTTGTACGCCTGCGGAAAGATGGGAATTTACGGGGAAAGCGAGACTCCGGGTCTAATGGACGTGTTTCTCTTTGCCTCACTGATATCCGCCGTGGATCCGGTGGCCGTATTGGCCGTATTCGAGGAGATACACGTGAACGAGATCCTATACATTGTCGTCTTTGGCGAGTCCTTGCTGAACGATGCCGTCACG GTTGTGATGTACCACATGATGGAGTCCTACAATGAGATTGGCTTAGACAAAATCATCGCCCAGGACATCGCCAGCGGTGTGGGTTCCTTCTTCGTGGTTGCACTGGGTGGCACTGCCATAG GCATCATCTGGGGCTTTCTCACGGGCTTGGTGACCCGATTCACCGATCACGTGCGTGTCATAGAAcccattttcatatttgtgaTGGCGTACTTGGCCTATCTCAATGCGGAAATATTCCATATGAGCGGCATTTTAGC CATCACTTTCTGTGGTATCACAATGAAAAACTATGTGGAATCGAATATTTCACAAAAGTCGCATACGACTGTCAAATATGCCTTAAAGATGTTGTCCAGCTCGGCGGAGACCATTATATTTATGTTCCTAGGCGTGGCCACTGTGAACAACATGCACGTATGGAATACGTGGTTTGTGGTGCTGACCATTGCCTTCTGTTCAGTGTTTCGTGTCATTG GCGTCATTTTGCTATCGGCCCTTGCCAATCGCTTCCGTCTGCACAAATTGTCCCGGGTGGATCAGTTTGTGATGTCCTACGGAGGATTGCGTGGTGCTGTGGCCTTTGCCCTGGTGCTGTTGGTGGACGAGAATGTGGTGAAGCAGAAGAACATGTTTGTTACCACCACGATAGCTGTGATTTACTTTACTGTCTTCCTGCAAGGAATCACTATAAAGCCGCTGGTGAAAATCCTTAATGTGAAGCGCGCTAATAAGCGCAAGCCAACCATGAACGAGCGCATTCATGAACGG TTCATGGATCACTTGATGGCTGGAATTGAGGATATAGTGGGCAAGACGGGCAACTACAACGTGCGTGATAAGTTTAAGCGTTTCGACAATCGCTTCATTCGCCCGCTGCTGATCAGAGATCTTAAG GGAGCTGAGCCGAAGATCATCGAGACGTACTCCAAACTGACAATGCGCGATGCTATGGAAGTTATGAGGCGAAATCCATCCACTATTGGCCAGATGACGGGAACCGAGTCGATGAGCGCCCTTTTCCGGAATTATACCAATAACTACATTGGCGGCAGGTGGGCACCGCCAACCATATACACCACCTG TCCCAGTCTGACAAATCTAGACAATACCTGTTCCCGTAATCTGGACATGGCTGAGCTGGATTATAATCCATCCAAGAAGGATCTGACCGATGCCAGGATCCATCATCTTTTGGCCGAAGAACTGAAGCCTTATAGAAGG CACCGTCGTCTTAGTTATAGCCGACACGCAGTAGATGACAGAGATTTGTCCACCCAG GTCAATTACAAGATGCAAATGAACTTCAGGCGGATGTTTAATGATCGAAAACATCACAAACGCAGCAAACGTGGTGCCAGCAACAAG GAGGCCAAGGAGAACGTTAAGCAGAATCATGTCTCGTTCCATGACTTTCAACAGAACGGCACCACTAAGCAGCTCACCAATG ACTATATTAACAATGTGCTTAATGAAACAGCCGAGGAGTGCCAACAGAATCCCAACGAGATCAATGTTGTTGGCCCGAGCGACGATTGGGATGATGGCCTGACCTTCACCGCCAAATCATCAC TGGCCGAACATCCCATTCCCGAGGAGGATCGAAATCTGTCCCGCGAATCCGACGGAGAAAGGCgtgtggccacgcccaccgccacGGAATCCCAGTTGCCGTGGAAAAGACAGGGCGACGAATGCAcggatgcagtgcagcagaACGAGTTTCCCGCTTGGGCCTCCAACAAGGAGTACTTGGCCTACAATTCCCCCAGTGCAACATTCCTAG GTGGTATAAACAAGCCTAAACAGCCCAAGTCCGTCATAGGTCTCTTCCGCCGTGAGAGTTCCAGCTCGAAGGCCGGGAGCGTTGGCATCGGCAGCACAGGAGCCATGGACTCGGCAGCCAGTGGCTCCGACACGATGGTGGTGCCCATGTCCAGCCAACCTTCCAACGCTCCATCGACGTCCATGCACAATCCGCGGCTGGACAAGCGCTCTCAGTcaatctcctccagctcgcTGGGCGCCGGAGCCCATCAGCTAGGTCCGGACGGTCACTCCGGCCCATTTCCGGTTACGGCCAGTCACCGACGTAACGTTCGCAGGGGCTCCATGCTGGAGCTAAGCGG ACTCATTGCAACTGGACGAAGGCCCAGTAGAATTTTGCAATTTAGTCCGGGAGCAACTAACTTACTAGGGTCAGCCATGATTCCAAGCCCTTCTCCTCCACCTCCTACTacttcaacaacaacaacaactacagtAAAACCAACAAGCACATCAACcaccaagaacaacaacaccaacaattCAACAGATACAACATCAGCAAGCGCCACAAACTCAACGCCAACCTCCCCGAAATCGGAGGACAGCGCCACATATACGTACCATACGAAGTAA